The Streptomyces sp. Je 1-332 genome has a window encoding:
- a CDS encoding type VII secretion protein — translation MPTPESIPTVDPRLARALGSPQHGDSAARRTGRTLRKLTASAGQEVAEQTRLAREVQQPVTTGRVIAVTSIRGGVGKSTVSALLARTFNHYRHDPVLALEADAALGTLPVRLGAESVRWACADLAQILSPAMQLTDVTGYLVPVTDGGWMLPASQGRVGAPLDVPTYRTVTLALRRYFAVSVVDCETLPGEVARTAMDTAHARVVVAPMTAEGVNGTRLVLDWLAQLPHSALATTVVALSANSPDTTLDLKTAAAHLRETGAAVVPLPYDRHLAQGGPIHTGMLSQSSRDAAVHLAAEAMQRAVRVR, via the coding sequence ATGCCCACCCCCGAGTCCATACCCACCGTCGATCCGCGCCTGGCCCGCGCCCTGGGCAGCCCCCAGCACGGAGACTCCGCGGCACGCCGCACCGGTCGTACGCTGCGCAAGCTGACCGCATCGGCCGGTCAGGAGGTCGCCGAGCAGACACGCCTTGCCCGAGAGGTGCAGCAGCCGGTCACCACCGGGCGGGTCATCGCCGTGACCTCCATCCGCGGCGGCGTCGGCAAGTCCACCGTCTCCGCGCTCCTTGCCCGGACGTTCAATCACTACCGGCACGATCCCGTCCTCGCCCTGGAGGCCGATGCCGCGCTCGGTACCCTGCCGGTCCGCCTGGGCGCGGAGTCCGTGCGCTGGGCCTGCGCGGATCTGGCCCAGATCCTCAGCCCGGCCATGCAACTCACCGATGTCACCGGCTACTTGGTGCCGGTCACCGACGGCGGATGGATGCTGCCCGCCAGCCAAGGGCGGGTCGGCGCCCCGCTCGACGTACCCACCTACCGCACCGTCACCCTCGCCCTGCGCCGCTACTTCGCGGTATCGGTGGTTGACTGCGAGACGCTGCCCGGCGAAGTGGCACGCACCGCGATGGACACCGCCCACGCCCGCGTCGTCGTCGCCCCGATGACCGCCGAGGGCGTCAACGGCACCCGCCTGGTCCTTGACTGGCTGGCTCAGCTGCCGCACTCGGCGCTTGCCACCACCGTGGTCGCGTTGTCCGCCAACTCCCCCGATACGACGCTCGACTTGAAGACGGCCGCCGCACACCTGCGCGAGACGGGAGCTGCCGTAGTGCCGCTCCCCTACGACCGTCATCTGGCCCAAGGAGGCCCCATCCACACCGGCATGCTCAGCCAGAGCTCCCGCGACGCCGCCGTCCACCTGGCCGCCGAAGCGATGCAGCGGGCGGTGCGGGTGCGATGA